In Sphingomonas sp. LT1P40, the following are encoded in one genomic region:
- a CDS encoding acyl-CoA dehydrogenase family protein yields the protein MPLYLNDEQTMLRDAAQQFVGEAAPVGHMRALRDANDATGFSRDLWKQFAEMGFTGILIPEADGGLGLGHVEAGVVLEEVGRNLSPSPFLTTAIAAVEALKGTAHGDRWFPGILAGETVAALAIDERAKHGNAVGMQAERSGNGFKLSGKKQFVTHGHVADLLIVAARTAGSPDDADGVTLFAVPKDTAGLTTDPQRLADSSIAARVTFDGVELDADAVIGDVDGGRSVLSKLLNAGRTGASAEMLGVGGGAMDMTVAYLKERKQFGVLIGSFQALQHRAAHLYAEMEVARAAVLKAQQLLDAGDARAAEAVSVAKAMTGLAATLAVQEGVQMHGGIGMTDEYDIGFYMKRGRVLAEMFGDSNFHANALATAAGY from the coding sequence ATGCCGCTCTACCTCAATGACGAACAGACCATGCTCCGCGATGCTGCGCAGCAATTTGTGGGTGAAGCCGCCCCGGTCGGCCATATGCGCGCGCTGCGGGATGCGAACGACGCGACCGGCTTTTCTCGCGACCTATGGAAGCAGTTCGCCGAAATGGGCTTTACCGGCATCCTGATCCCGGAGGCTGACGGCGGCCTTGGCCTCGGCCATGTCGAGGCGGGCGTCGTGCTGGAGGAGGTCGGGCGCAACCTCTCCCCCTCCCCGTTCCTCACCACCGCCATTGCTGCGGTCGAAGCCCTGAAAGGGACCGCGCATGGCGACCGTTGGTTTCCCGGCATCCTCGCGGGCGAGACCGTCGCGGCGCTGGCGATCGACGAGCGGGCCAAGCACGGTAATGCTGTCGGGATGCAGGCCGAACGCTCAGGCAATGGCTTCAAGCTCTCGGGCAAGAAACAGTTCGTCACGCACGGCCATGTCGCCGACCTGCTGATCGTCGCGGCGCGCACCGCCGGGTCGCCGGACGATGCCGATGGCGTCACTTTGTTCGCGGTGCCGAAGGATACGGCGGGTCTGACCACCGACCCGCAGCGGCTGGCAGATTCCAGCATTGCCGCGCGCGTGACGTTCGACGGCGTCGAACTGGATGCCGACGCCGTGATCGGCGATGTCGATGGCGGGCGCAGTGTCCTTTCCAAGCTGCTCAACGCGGGCCGCACCGGCGCGTCGGCGGAGATGCTCGGCGTCGGCGGCGGCGCGATGGACATGACCGTCGCCTATCTGAAAGAACGCAAGCAGTTCGGCGTCCTGATCGGCAGTTTCCAGGCGCTCCAGCACCGCGCGGCACACCTCTACGCCGAAATGGAAGTCGCGCGTGCTGCGGTGCTCAAGGCGCAGCAACTGCTCGATGCCGGGGATGCGAGGGCGGCCGAAGCGGTGTCGGTGGCCAAGGCTATGACCGGGCTTGCCGCGACCCTCGCCGTGCAGGAAGGCGTGCAGATGCATGGCGGCATCGGCATGACCGACGAATATGATATCGGTTTCTACATGAAGCGCGGACGCGTGCTGGCCGAGATGTTCGGCGACAGTAATTTCCACGCCAACGCGCTGGCGACGGCGGCGGGATATTGA
- a CDS encoding acyl-CoA thioesterase, producing the protein MSDEYKRAETAAGQVAQLIDLLDVERIDVDLYRGARQPEGVGRVFGGQVIGQALQAAQRSVEDKAAHSLHAYFMRPGNEDHPIIYRVVRDYDGGSFANRRVIALQQGQPILNMIASFHRTEEGLSHQDPLPDVPMPEDLRSEQEMRDEIRDEVPERFRPFFLRARPIEIRPCSPRNWFKPAKTEPQQYSWFRAAATLPDDPALHRAILSYASDMMLLGTATLPHGVNWMTGKLQSASLDHAVWLHEPLRADEWLLYATDSPWAGHARGFNRGRIFTRDGRLVASVAQEGLMRIRG; encoded by the coding sequence ATGAGCGACGAATACAAACGCGCGGAGACGGCGGCGGGACAGGTCGCGCAACTGATCGACCTGCTCGATGTCGAGCGGATCGATGTCGATCTGTATCGCGGCGCGCGCCAGCCCGAGGGCGTCGGGCGCGTGTTCGGCGGACAGGTGATCGGACAGGCACTGCAGGCCGCGCAACGGTCGGTCGAGGACAAGGCCGCGCACTCGCTCCATGCCTATTTCATGCGGCCGGGGAACGAGGACCACCCGATCATCTATCGCGTGGTGCGCGATTATGACGGGGGCAGCTTCGCCAACCGCCGCGTGATCGCGCTGCAACAGGGGCAGCCGATCCTCAACATGATCGCGTCGTTCCATCGCACGGAAGAAGGACTGTCGCATCAGGACCCATTGCCCGACGTGCCGATGCCGGAGGATTTGCGTTCTGAACAAGAGATGCGCGACGAAATCCGCGACGAAGTGCCCGAGCGCTTTCGTCCGTTCTTCCTGCGCGCGAGACCGATCGAAATCCGACCCTGCTCCCCGCGCAACTGGTTCAAGCCAGCCAAGACCGAGCCGCAGCAATATAGCTGGTTCCGCGCCGCCGCGACGCTGCCTGACGATCCCGCGCTGCACCGCGCGATCCTGTCCTATGCCAGCGACATGATGCTGCTCGGGACCGCCACGTTGCCGCATGGGGTGAACTGGATGACCGGCAAGCTGCAATCGGCCAGCCTGGATCATGCGGTGTGGCTGCACGAACCGCTGCGTGCGGACGAATGGCTGCTCTATGCCACCGACAGCCCGTGGGCGGGGCATGCGCGCGGGTTCAACCGCGGGCGTATCTTCACCCGCGACGGGCGGCTGGTGGCGAGTGTCGCGCAGGAAGGGCTGATGCGGATTCGAGGGTAA
- a CDS encoding TonB-dependent receptor translates to MRLLSKVLIGGTMLSLAMPALAQEVIVTAQRRGFGGDGSYSNGVIAASRPIINLKRTADFAVQPVRVVGDARDATARKADLRATIANMIAGAAKAGVELAIGEYVLTPLTLAEYGNLRFSGDGRPDTDQTFFLVKVRLTPGMDIATAKATVARFVEAVAKAGRTQVSISGEPTLSVVNPDQYRGQIIDLIAADAAASAAKFGTGSGVDVTGLDRPVEWARGGPTEVFLFLPSSYTVRKR, encoded by the coding sequence ATGCGATTATTGTCCAAAGTGCTGATCGGCGGAACGATGCTGTCGTTGGCGATGCCGGCGCTGGCGCAGGAAGTGATCGTCACCGCGCAACGGCGCGGTTTCGGCGGGGACGGCAGCTACAGCAACGGGGTGATCGCGGCGTCGCGCCCGATCATCAACCTGAAACGCACCGCAGATTTCGCGGTCCAGCCGGTGCGCGTGGTCGGCGACGCGCGTGACGCGACGGCGCGCAAGGCCGATCTGCGTGCGACCATCGCCAACATGATCGCCGGCGCGGCAAAGGCCGGAGTCGAACTGGCGATCGGCGAGTATGTCCTGACGCCGCTGACGCTCGCTGAATATGGTAATCTGCGCTTCTCCGGTGACGGTCGGCCCGATACCGACCAGACGTTTTTTCTGGTCAAGGTGCGGCTGACCCCCGGCATGGATATCGCCACCGCCAAGGCGACGGTCGCGCGCTTCGTCGAAGCGGTGGCCAAGGCTGGGCGGACGCAGGTCAGCATTTCGGGTGAGCCGACGCTGTCGGTGGTCAATCCTGATCAGTATCGCGGCCAGATCATCGATTTGATCGCCGCCGATGCCGCCGCTTCCGCCGCGAAGTTCGGGACTGGTTCGGGCGTCGATGTCACCGGCCTCGACCGTCCCGTCGAATGGGCGCGTGGCGGGCCGACCGAGGTGTTTCTGTTCCTGCCGTCGAGTTATACGGTGCGGAAGCGGTAA
- a CDS encoding TonB-dependent receptor — protein MRNWIIGAAACAVLATSMPVVAQDGGDGEIIVTAMRRLSPDGDPVSVREIVVSTPAAAQMLRRTADFAVQQVVVVSDTIDEDAAHGEIQSMMRKAIDLSAKSGVQLASGEIVVEPLTAGNYKNLKIDEIDEGDVDGEAVKFLVKVPLAAGIDAKAALARIDTFIKAVPAVGRAEMKAYSELTLSVVNPEQYRGSIIDLVAKDTLATSGRFGTGYGVEVGGLDRPVQWKRAGLTEVLLFLPSDAKVRPRD, from the coding sequence ATGCGCAACTGGATCATCGGCGCGGCGGCATGCGCGGTTCTGGCCACCTCGATGCCCGTCGTCGCGCAGGATGGTGGTGATGGCGAGATCATCGTCACCGCGATGCGGCGCCTGAGTCCCGATGGCGATCCCGTCAGCGTCCGCGAGATCGTGGTCTCCACCCCCGCCGCCGCGCAGATGCTGCGCCGCACCGCCGACTTCGCGGTGCAACAGGTCGTCGTGGTAAGCGACACGATCGACGAAGACGCCGCGCATGGCGAGATTCAGTCGATGATGCGCAAGGCGATCGACCTGTCCGCCAAATCGGGCGTCCAACTGGCCAGCGGCGAGATCGTCGTCGAGCCGCTCACCGCCGGCAACTATAAAAACCTCAAGATCGACGAAATCGACGAAGGCGATGTCGACGGTGAGGCGGTCAAGTTTCTGGTCAAAGTCCCGCTGGCAGCGGGCATCGACGCCAAGGCGGCGCTCGCCCGGATCGACACCTTTATCAAAGCGGTCCCAGCGGTCGGTCGTGCCGAGATGAAGGCCTATAGCGAACTCACGCTGAGCGTGGTCAATCCCGAGCAATATCGCGGTAGCATCATCGATCTGGTAGCAAAGGACACGCTGGCGACCAGCGGACGTTTTGGCACCGGCTATGGCGTCGAGGTCGGGGGGCTGGATCGCCCCGTCCAGTGGAAACGCGCCGGCCTGACCGAGGTGCTTTTGTTCCTGCCGTCGGACGCAAAGGTGCGGCCGCGTGATTGA
- a CDS encoding SDR family NAD(P)-dependent oxidoreductase, with the protein MARFIDKSIIVTGAGSGIGRAAAILFAAEGGRVIVADKSDGADETVRLIADAGGTAKAIRMDAGSEADVIATIDLAVAEYGGLDILFANAGISGGMANIFDTSPELIAEVLRVNLIGPLLAIKHGAPKIAERGGGAIVLTASVAGIRSGAGSPAYSASKAGVINLAAVAAQQLAGSNVRVNALCPGLTETGMTKPTFDYAREAGKMDRVGRLNPLRRGAQAEELARAALFLASDDASYVNGQALAVDGGLSSSHPVTRQEYGKTAV; encoded by the coding sequence ATGGCGCGCTTCATCGACAAATCGATCATCGTCACCGGTGCAGGCTCCGGCATCGGCCGCGCCGCCGCAATACTGTTCGCCGCCGAAGGGGGCCGGGTGATCGTCGCCGACAAGAGCGACGGCGCGGACGAAACCGTGCGGTTGATCGCCGATGCGGGCGGCACGGCAAAGGCGATCCGCATGGATGCCGGCAGTGAAGCCGACGTGATTGCCACCATCGATCTTGCGGTGGCGGAATATGGCGGCCTCGACATCCTGTTCGCCAATGCCGGGATTTCCGGCGGCATGGCCAATATCTTCGACACCTCGCCCGAATTGATCGCCGAGGTGCTTCGCGTAAACCTGATCGGCCCATTGCTCGCGATCAAACACGGCGCGCCGAAAATCGCGGAGCGTGGCGGCGGCGCGATTGTCCTGACCGCCAGCGTCGCGGGCATCCGTTCCGGCGCGGGCAGCCCGGCCTATTCGGCGTCGAAAGCTGGCGTCATCAACCTCGCCGCCGTTGCCGCACAGCAGCTTGCCGGGTCGAACGTCCGCGTCAACGCGCTCTGCCCTGGCCTGACCGAAACCGGCATGACCAAACCGACCTTCGACTATGCGCGTGAGGCGGGGAAGATGGACCGCGTCGGCCGCCTCAACCCGTTGCGACGCGGGGCACAGGCGGAGGAACTGGCGCGCGCCGCCCTGTTCCTCGCGTCCGACGACGCAAGTTACGTCAACGGACAGGCGCTGGCGGTCGATGGCGGCCTGTCGTCCAGCCATCCGGTCACCCGTCAGGAATACGGCAAAACCGCTGTTTGA